The following coding sequences are from one Megamonas funiformis window:
- a CDS encoding sensor histidine kinase: MNVIKKLRRKFILISTATVTIIVIGALSLVTSVAYIRINAQIDSFLIYISQNNGRISEHKLPPNTTWFSETDWTGDTPDFPYQLRYFSVLVDDQNYIKEINIKNIAAFTETEAIQYAQMAVQKDKSNGIFKKDRASYAYQITKLPNNDTLIVIMDCTRDMAIIQDFIQDSIELGLVCIILYIIILAILSKLAIKPFIRNMENQKRFITNAGHELKTPIAIISANTEAIELINGKNQWTENILKQIQRLSKLINELITLSKMSEYSTENLCFTSTNFSEITIEVAKSFQQMATDQEKSLKYQVKPDVSILSEYKYLYELVNILIDNAVKYCDDKGLVEVKLSQSKKTVTLSVTNDYIDGKNIDYSRFFERFYREDTSHSSEKAGYGIGLSIAEELVKLLKGTIKVSYNKGKITFIVKFTN; this comes from the coding sequence TATATCAGAATAAATGCTCAGATTGATTCATTTCTTATCTATATTTCCCAAAATAATGGAAGAATTTCTGAACATAAATTACCACCAAATACTACATGGTTTAGTGAAACGGATTGGACAGGAGATACACCTGATTTTCCCTACCAGCTCCGCTATTTTAGTGTTCTTGTAGATGACCAAAATTATATAAAAGAAATAAATATAAAAAATATCGCTGCTTTTACAGAAACAGAAGCCATTCAATATGCACAAATGGCTGTACAAAAAGATAAAAGTAATGGTATTTTCAAAAAAGACCGTGCTAGCTATGCTTATCAAATTACAAAATTGCCAAATAATGATACCTTAATTGTCATTATGGACTGTACTCGTGATATGGCTATAATCCAAGACTTTATCCAAGATTCTATTGAATTAGGTCTAGTGTGTATTATTCTCTATATCATCATCTTAGCAATTTTAAGTAAACTAGCGATAAAACCATTCATTCGCAATATGGAAAATCAAAAAAGATTTATCACTAATGCTGGTCATGAATTGAAAACGCCTATAGCGATAATTTCAGCCAACACAGAAGCTATTGAGCTAATCAACGGCAAAAATCAATGGACAGAAAATATTTTAAAACAGATACAACGCTTATCTAAATTGATTAATGAATTAATCACCTTATCCAAAATGAGCGAATACTCTACAGAAAATCTTTGTTTTACTTCTACTAATTTTTCTGAAATAACCATTGAAGTGGCTAAATCTTTCCAACAAATGGCTACAGACCAAGAAAAATCTTTAAAATATCAAGTTAAACCTGATGTCTCTATTTTATCTGAATATAAATATCTATATGAATTAGTAAATATTCTTATCGATAATGCAGTAAAATATTGTGATGATAAAGGTCTTGTCGAAGTAAAATTATCTCAATCTAAAAAAACAGTAACTTTATCTGTAACCAATGATTATATCGATGGCAAAAATATTGATTACTCGCGTTTTTTTGAAAGATTTTACCGTGAAGATACTTCTCATAGCAGTGAAAAAGCAGGTTATGGTATCGGACTTTCCATTGCAGAAGAACTTGTAAAATTATTAAAAGGCACCATAAAAGTCAGTTATAATAAAGGTAAAATTACTTTTATTGTAAAATTTACTAACTAA
- the nhaA gene encoding Na+/H+ antiporter NhaA: MRKKINNVVKSNVELLTSPFMTFFRHEASSGIILLLFAILALVLANTSLSTFYNEVLNTQMPLGPAKWHLDLTILYWINDGLMAIFFFVIGLEIKREFLFGELKSLSATILPISAAIGGMIVPAILYYLVNMGQDTVSGWGIPMATDIAFSLGILAIAASGAPRSIAIFLTALAIVDDLGAIIVIAIFYNSNISFAALGIGLVALLGAFILNRLNCRNFLPYLLVGLIAWVAFLNAGIHPTIAGVCLGMLIPADNKNHENSLLHKLEHKLEPWSAYAIMPIFALANAGVTVEGGISDILSPIGIGIILGLCIGKPLGICGAAFILFKLGFAKMPEGAKTTQLIGAGSLGGIGFTMSLFIASLAFDNASYLASAKISILCASVLSGILGVIIFKTSKLFKA, encoded by the coding sequence TTGAGAAAAAAAATTAATAATGTAGTAAAAAGCAATGTTGAATTACTTACTTCCCCTTTTATGACATTCTTTCGTCATGAAGCTTCTAGTGGTATAATACTTTTACTTTTTGCTATATTAGCATTAGTGCTAGCTAATACGAGTTTATCCACTTTCTACAATGAAGTTTTAAATACACAAATGCCATTAGGTCCAGCCAAATGGCATTTAGATTTAACTATACTTTATTGGATTAATGATGGACTCATGGCAATTTTCTTCTTTGTTATCGGTCTTGAAATCAAACGTGAATTTCTCTTTGGTGAATTAAAATCTTTATCTGCCACCATCTTACCTATAAGTGCGGCTATTGGTGGTATGATTGTTCCAGCGATTTTATATTATCTTGTAAATATGGGACAAGATACTGTTTCTGGTTGGGGAATTCCTATGGCTACAGATATCGCCTTTTCCTTAGGTATCTTAGCAATCGCTGCTAGTGGTGCACCTCGCAGTATTGCCATTTTCCTCACAGCTTTAGCTATTGTTGACGACTTAGGTGCTATTATTGTTATTGCTATTTTCTATAATTCTAATATATCTTTTGCTGCTTTAGGTATTGGTTTAGTTGCACTTTTAGGTGCTTTTATTCTCAATCGCTTAAATTGTAGAAATTTCCTTCCTTATTTATTAGTAGGTTTAATCGCTTGGGTTGCCTTCTTAAATGCAGGTATTCACCCTACAATCGCTGGCGTATGTTTAGGTATGTTAATTCCTGCTGATAATAAAAACCATGAAAATTCTTTACTCCACAAACTAGAACATAAACTTGAACCATGGTCAGCTTATGCTATCATGCCTATTTTTGCTCTAGCAAATGCTGGTGTTACTGTTGAAGGCGGTATTTCTGATATTCTTTCTCCTATTGGTATCGGTATCATCTTAGGTCTTTGTATTGGTAAGCCTCTAGGTATTTGCGGTGCAGCTTTCATTTTATTTAAATTAGGTTTTGCTAAAATGCCAGAAGGCGCTAAAACTACTCAATTAATTGGTGCTGGTTCTTTAGGCGGTATAGGTTTCACTATGTCCTTATTTATCGCATCTTTGGCATTTGACAATGCCTCTTACCTTGCTAGTGCCAAAATCAGTATTTTATGTGCTTCCGTATTATCTGGTATTTTAGGGGTAATTATATTTAAAACTTCTAAACTATTCAAAGCCTAA
- the ftsZ gene encoding cell division protein FtsZ, translating into MCEITNGIKNAIVNIKIIGVGGGGNNVVKRIAENTDLDLDLIAVNTDHKQLKSLTSDNITKIQIGTTLTKGLGCGGNANLGHEAAENDAEVIKQALKGADMVFLTAGLGAGTGTGALPVIAKIAHDMNILSVGVVTVPFTFEGARKQKLAEASIKELMPYMDALITVHNDNLLKIKTSTKLTLLNAFRMADMVLRQGIRCVTELILTVGVINVDFADVKSIFQQSDHPDALLGIGESSESAVDAVKEAISSPLVERSLSSARGIILNISGNSSLSLYEVNEASKFINEHTHPDVNIILGTVINDNLGDKVRVTIIATDFSDNASPNEEKASTENKDTATKATTDNTVKPKTDDSLKLPDFMNKEKDNKKSSFSAFPFFNFKNDIK; encoded by the coding sequence TTGTGTGAAATAACCAATGGAATAAAAAATGCAATTGTTAATATAAAAATAATTGGTGTTGGTGGTGGTGGTAATAACGTAGTAAAACGTATTGCCGAAAACACTGATTTAGATTTAGACTTAATTGCAGTTAATACCGACCACAAACAGTTAAAATCTTTAACAAGCGATAATATTACAAAAATTCAAATAGGTACAACTTTAACTAAAGGTCTTGGTTGTGGTGGTAATGCTAACTTAGGTCATGAAGCAGCCGAAAATGATGCTGAAGTGATTAAACAAGCATTAAAAGGTGCTGATATGGTCTTTTTAACAGCAGGACTTGGTGCTGGTACTGGTACTGGTGCATTACCTGTAATCGCTAAAATTGCCCACGATATGAATATCTTATCAGTCGGCGTAGTAACTGTACCTTTTACTTTTGAAGGAGCACGTAAACAAAAATTAGCTGAAGCTTCTATCAAAGAATTAATGCCTTATATGGACGCATTAATCACTGTTCACAATGATAATTTATTAAAAATCAAAACAAGCACTAAATTAACACTTTTAAATGCTTTCCGCATGGCTGATATGGTACTTCGCCAAGGTATACGCTGTGTAACTGAATTGATTTTAACAGTAGGCGTTATCAATGTTGACTTTGCCGATGTAAAATCCATCTTCCAGCAAAGTGATCATCCTGATGCACTCTTGGGTATTGGTGAAAGCAGTGAAAGTGCTGTAGATGCTGTAAAAGAAGCTATTAGTAGTCCTTTAGTAGAAAGAAGTTTATCTAGTGCTCGTGGTATTATTTTAAATATCAGTGGTAATTCTTCTTTATCCTTGTATGAAGTAAATGAAGCTAGTAAATTCATCAATGAACATACTCATCCAGATGTAAATATTATTTTAGGAACAGTAATCAATGATAATTTAGGCGACAAAGTTCGTGTTACTATCATTGCTACTGATTTTTCTGATAATGCTTCACCAAATGAAGAAAAAGCTTCTACAGAAAATAAAGATACTGCAACTAAAGCTACAACTGATAATACTGTTAAGCCAAAAACAGATGATAGTTTAAAATTACCAGATTTCATGAATAAAGAAAAAGACAATAAAAAAAGTAGCTTTTCAGCATTTCCATTTTTCAACTTTAAAAACGATATAAAATAA
- a CDS encoding glycoside hydrolase family 3 N-terminal domain-containing protein: MRKQKIIGIVIIIVIVLAILGINNRSIFNDDEQVIQDKQQIKQENLTIDEKVDKTVESMSQTEKLGQMVMIGIQGTKVDDDSLYMLNQYHMGGVILFDRNMESPEQVKQLTSDLQAQSNEKVPLFIGIDEEGGDVVRMAEKLTPPPSQKEIGATGDIEQAKTWAIKTAKSLKDMGINVNFAPVADVGSNDKRSYSIIQIQ, translated from the coding sequence ATGCGTAAACAAAAAATTATTGGCATTGTAATAATTATAGTTATTGTTTTAGCAATATTAGGGATTAATAATCGAAGTATTTTTAATGATGATGAGCAAGTCATACAAGATAAGCAACAAATTAAGCAAGAGAATTTAACTATTGATGAAAAAGTAGACAAAACAGTTGAGTCTATGTCCCAAACAGAAAAACTTGGACAAATGGTGATGATTGGTATTCAAGGGACAAAAGTTGATGATGATAGTTTATATATGTTAAATCAGTACCATATGGGTGGCGTGATTTTATTTGATAGGAATATGGAAAGTCCTGAGCAAGTAAAACAATTAACATCAGATTTACAAGCTCAATCAAATGAAAAAGTTCCTTTATTTATCGGTATAGATGAAGAAGGTGGAGATGTAGTGCGTATGGCAGAAAAATTGACGCCACCTCCATCACAAAAAGAAATTGGGGCAACAGGTGATATTGAGCAAGCTAAAACATGGGCTATAAAAACAGCTAAATCACTAAAAGATATGGGCATCAATGTGAATTTTGCGCCAGTTGCTGATGTAGGTTCTAATGATAAACGTTCATATAGTATAATACAAATACAGTAA
- a CDS encoding amino acid ABC transporter permease, with the protein MDNLLRIVLPMLEGSQVTLQIFFITLVLSVPLGMLFSLARLSSIKPIRYLTEVYIWLMRGTPLMLQLLFVYFALPMIGIRLPDIAAALLAFSLNYAAYFAEIFRAGIQSVDKGQYEAAKALGMNYPQMMRHVILPQVIRIVLPPVSNETINLVKDTSLIYILAMNDLLRVARSIVQREFDMTPFLVAAIFYLFMTFILTWGFKKLEAKYNISTR; encoded by the coding sequence ATGGATAACCTTTTAAGAATAGTATTACCGATGTTAGAAGGGTCACAGGTAACACTACAGATTTTCTTTATTACTTTGGTATTATCGGTGCCGTTAGGTATGCTATTTTCTTTAGCTAGATTATCATCAATAAAACCAATAAGATATTTGACAGAGGTATATATTTGGTTAATGCGTGGTACACCACTTATGTTACAATTATTATTTGTCTACTTTGCATTGCCAATGATTGGAATTCGTTTGCCTGATATAGCAGCTGCATTATTAGCATTTTCTTTGAACTATGCAGCGTATTTTGCTGAAATTTTTAGAGCGGGGATTCAATCTGTCGATAAGGGTCAATATGAAGCTGCTAAAGCTTTAGGTATGAATTATCCACAAATGATGAGACATGTTATTTTGCCACAGGTAATACGCATAGTATTGCCACCTGTAAGTAATGAAACTATAAATTTAGTGAAAGATACTTCACTTATTTACATCTTGGCTATGAATGATTTACTAAGAGTAGCTCGTTCTATAGTACAAAGAGAATTTGATATGACACCGTTTTTAGTAGCAGCTATTTTTTATTTATTTATGACATTTATATTAACATGGGGCTTCAAAAAATTAGAAGCGAAATATAATATTAGTACGAGGTAA
- a CDS encoding glycoside hydrolase family 3 N-terminal domain-containing protein: protein MYSLKHFPGIGKGRVDSHVDSSSIDVAKEVLMAEDILPFKTIIDGNEPNDYFILVSHLKYPALDEEYPASLSSKIMTDLLRNELGYKGIIITDDMEMGAVANHNDFRSIGVKAVKAGADIVLVCHEYKHQQEVYLGLLDAVNSGEISQERIDESVKRIIKVKLLHLYQ from the coding sequence ATATATAGTTTGAAACATTTTCCAGGCATAGGAAAGGGAAGAGTGGACTCTCATGTAGATAGTTCTAGCATTGATGTTGCAAAAGAAGTTTTAATGGCAGAAGATATTCTTCCATTTAAAACTATTATTGATGGAAATGAACCGAATGATTATTTTATCTTGGTATCACATTTAAAATATCCTGCACTTGATGAAGAATATCCAGCTAGTTTATCTTCAAAAATCATGACTGATTTATTGCGCAATGAACTTGGATATAAAGGTATAATCATTACTGACGATATGGAAATGGGTGCAGTAGCAAATCATAATGATTTTAGGTCAATTGGTGTAAAAGCTGTAAAAGCTGGTGCAGATATCGTGCTTGTTTGCCATGAGTATAAACATCAACAAGAAGTATATCTTGGTCTATTGGACGCTGTTAATAGTGGTGAAATTAGTCAAGAGCGTATAGATGAATCTGTAAAAAGAATTATCAAAGTGAAATTATTACATTTATATCAATGA
- a CDS encoding NAD(P)/FAD-dependent oxidoreductase, with translation MPRKNQGTRPHVVILGAGFGGIKAAKLLADKDVDVTIVDKHNYHLFQPLLYQVSTSILSEDEISYPIRAFFQKNENIDFFMAEATGFDPANKIVKTSHGDISYDYLIIATGATTNYFGMKSVEEHSYPMKTLRESTLLRNHLIRTFERASRVENDKDLKKALMTIMIVGGGPTGVEEAGAISELVYKCMKKDYHNLNMNDVDIKLIEATDKLLPMMPEALRNNTVDVLRGKKVDVRLNTQVRDYDGEYITLKCGEKEEKIRTRTVIWAAGVKAQPVVATLGAEVDRAGRVIVEKTTQVKGFPDIYAIGDSAHFEQDGRPLPTIAPAAYEAAETTVKNIMHAIKGEEQETFVYKDLGSMATIGAGDAVMFKGVMKSKGLFAWIAWMAVHVLRLAGPLTNCTVIFKWVMNYFFGVRMARIVRD, from the coding sequence ATGCCTAGAAAAAATCAGGGAACAAGACCACATGTTGTTATTCTTGGAGCAGGTTTTGGTGGAATTAAAGCTGCAAAATTATTAGCAGACAAAGATGTAGATGTTACTATTGTTGATAAACATAACTATCATTTATTCCAACCGCTATTATATCAAGTATCGACATCTATTTTATCTGAAGATGAAATTTCTTATCCAATTCGTGCATTTTTCCAGAAAAATGAAAACATCGATTTCTTTATGGCAGAAGCTACAGGATTTGATCCTGCAAATAAAATTGTAAAAACTAGTCATGGGGATATCAGCTATGATTATTTAATTATTGCTACAGGTGCTACTACAAATTATTTTGGTATGAAATCTGTAGAAGAACATTCTTATCCAATGAAAACTTTACGCGAAAGCACATTACTTCGCAATCATCTTATTCGTACATTTGAACGTGCTTCTCGTGTAGAAAATGATAAAGATTTGAAAAAAGCACTTATGACAATTATGATTGTTGGTGGCGGCCCTACTGGCGTTGAAGAAGCAGGTGCTATTTCTGAACTTGTATATAAATGCATGAAAAAAGATTATCATAATCTTAATATGAATGATGTTGATATTAAATTAATCGAAGCTACTGATAAACTTTTACCAATGATGCCAGAAGCTCTTCGCAATAATACAGTAGATGTATTAAGAGGTAAAAAAGTAGATGTTCGTTTAAATACTCAAGTTAGAGATTATGATGGCGAATATATCACATTAAAATGTGGTGAAAAAGAAGAAAAAATTAGAACTCGTACTGTAATTTGGGCAGCAGGCGTTAAAGCTCAGCCAGTTGTAGCAACTCTTGGTGCTGAAGTTGACCGTGCAGGCCGTGTAATTGTAGAAAAAACAACACAGGTAAAAGGATTCCCAGATATTTATGCTATTGGTGATAGCGCTCATTTTGAACAAGATGGTCGTCCACTTCCAACAATTGCACCAGCTGCATATGAAGCTGCAGAAACTACAGTAAAAAATATTATGCATGCTATTAAAGGTGAAGAACAAGAAACTTTCGTTTACAAAGATTTAGGTAGCATGGCAACAATCGGTGCAGGTGACGCTGTAATGTTCAAAGGCGTTATGAAATCTAAAGGTTTATTTGCATGGATTGCTTGGATGGCAGTACATGTATTGAGACTTGCTGGTCCATTAACAAACTGCACAGTTATCTTTAAATGGGTTATGAACTACTTCTTCGGTGTTCGTATGGCTCGTATTGTAAGAGACTAA
- a CDS encoding N-acetylmuramoyl-L-alanine amidase has product MRKSLYIFSLVCLFTLLCMQSMVFAASETATIKNLRISNNSDKVRIVVDADKEVDYQSFALSSPDRVVIDLNDAALAKNIEKEVDINSKYASKVRVAQFKDNVVRVVVETDVKKSGYDIFGIVGGETPYRVAMDFGNISYAAIGSTTGSSTSSSSNDTSYRVNEDFDIDKNAKSVLKGKRITIDPGHGGSDSGAIGPTGVREKDPTLRIGLNLAEMLKQSGAKVYITRKTDTDVAPQPATDVEELQARVDVGNKTNSDIFVSIHLDSFTSPSAQGTTGYYYVNGSSNSERLARYIKEGVIEQIGTYDRGTKTSNFYVVKHTQMPATLLEVAFVSNPKEEAILKSDDGVKKSAKGIFNGIVRYFSEL; this is encoded by the coding sequence ATGAGAAAAAGTTTATATATTTTTTCCTTAGTATGTCTTTTTACTTTGCTTTGTATGCAAAGTATGGTTTTTGCAGCTAGCGAAACGGCTACAATAAAGAATTTAAGAATTAGTAATAATAGCGATAAAGTTCGTATTGTAGTTGATGCTGATAAAGAAGTAGATTATCAATCATTTGCATTATCTTCACCTGATAGAGTAGTTATAGATTTAAATGATGCTGCTTTGGCTAAGAATATAGAAAAAGAAGTAGATATCAATAGTAAATATGCTAGCAAAGTAAGAGTTGCACAATTTAAAGATAATGTAGTAAGAGTTGTTGTAGAAACTGATGTAAAAAAATCTGGTTATGATATTTTTGGTATTGTAGGTGGAGAAACACCTTATAGAGTAGCAATGGATTTTGGTAACATTAGTTATGCTGCAATAGGCTCTACTACAGGAAGTTCTACAAGTAGCAGTAGCAATGATACTAGCTATAGAGTTAATGAAGATTTTGATATTGATAAAAATGCAAAATCCGTGTTAAAAGGTAAGAGAATTACTATTGACCCAGGTCATGGTGGCAGTGATTCTGGAGCAATTGGACCAACTGGAGTACGTGAAAAAGACCCAACTTTACGTATTGGCTTAAATCTAGCAGAAATGTTAAAACAATCTGGAGCAAAAGTATATATAACAAGAAAAACAGATACAGATGTTGCTCCACAGCCTGCAACCGATGTGGAAGAATTGCAAGCGCGTGTAGATGTAGGAAATAAAACAAATTCAGATATATTTGTAAGTATACATTTAGATTCCTTTACATCGCCATCAGCTCAAGGTACTACAGGTTATTATTATGTAAATGGTAGTAGCAATAGTGAACGACTTGCTAGATATATAAAAGAGGGCGTTATTGAGCAAATAGGAACATATGATAGAGGTACAAAAACAAGTAATTTCTATGTGGTTAAACATACCCAGATGCCAGCTACATTATTAGAAGTTGCCTTTGTTTCTAACCCAAAAGAAGAAGCCATTTTAAAATCAGATGATGGTGTAAAAAAATCAGCTAAAGGTATTTTTAATGGTATTGTAAGATATTTTAGCGAATTATAA